In the genome of Xanthobacteraceae bacterium, one region contains:
- a CDS encoding UbiA family prenyltransferase, which produces MESVVARRGTVVALIESMRLHQWAKNLLIFVPLALGGKLTSFEAWWHCFIGFVAFGVFASATYILNDLRDLSADRLHWSKCRRPIARGDLHPVTALAFATAGLFLALAIAAQIDRESALLLLAYGLISAAYSLGLKRLPIADVLTLATLVTFRLWFGIELAGVTASPWLLAFGMFIFTSLSLAKRYVEVHRVGILGKQVVEGRGYLAGDAPLLLGIGSAAAVGAVLLMVVYLIEEAFIEGLYSSPALLWGMPFIFFLWLGRIWLLAVRNRLDDDPILFAIRDRASVAMGVLTAILFLGAWQL; this is translated from the coding sequence ATGGAAAGCGTAGTTGCGCGGCGCGGCACCGTTGTCGCGCTCATCGAGTCGATGCGGCTGCATCAATGGGCGAAGAACCTCCTGATCTTCGTTCCGCTCGCGCTCGGCGGCAAGCTGACCAGCTTTGAGGCGTGGTGGCACTGCTTCATCGGCTTCGTCGCGTTCGGCGTGTTCGCTTCCGCGACCTATATCCTCAACGACCTGCGCGACCTCTCGGCGGACCGCCTGCACTGGTCGAAATGCCGCCGCCCGATTGCGCGCGGCGACCTGCACCCGGTTACGGCGCTGGCCTTTGCGACGGCGGGCCTTTTCCTCGCGCTCGCCATCGCTGCGCAGATCGACCGCGAGTCCGCATTGCTGCTGCTGGCTTACGGCCTGATCAGCGCGGCCTACTCGCTCGGCCTGAAACGGCTGCCCATCGCCGACGTACTGACGCTGGCAACGCTCGTGACCTTCCGGCTGTGGTTCGGGATCGAGCTGGCAGGCGTCACCGCCTCGCCGTGGCTGCTCGCCTTCGGCATGTTCATCTTCACGTCGCTGTCGCTGGCGAAGCGTTACGTCGAAGTGCATCGCGTCGGGATACTCGGCAAGCAGGTTGTCGAGGGACGCGGCTATTTGGCCGGCGACGCGCCGCTGTTGCTCGGCATCGGTTCGGCCGCGGCGGTCGGCGCGGTGCTGCTGATGGTGGTCTACCTGATCGAGGAAGCCTTCATCGAGGGCCTGTATTCCTCTCCGGCGCTGCTGTGGGGCATGCCGTTCATTTTCTTCCTGTGGCTGGGGCGCATCTGGCTGCTCGCCGTGCGTAACCGGCTCGACGACGACCCGATCCTGTTCGCGATCCGGGACCGCGCCAGCGTCGCGATGGGCGTTCTAACCGCCATTCTGTTTCTTGGCGCTTGGCAGCTATAG
- a CDS encoding amino acid ABC transporter ATP-binding protein: MEAGAHHVAVEMAAVNKWFGTFHVLRDINLTVKRGERIVICGPSGSGKSTLIRCINRLEEHQQGRIVVDGIELTSDLRSIDAVRADVGMVFQQFNLFPHLTVLENCTLAQIWVRRRPKAEAEEIALQFLKRVRIPEQANKYPAQLSGGQQQRVAIARALCMNPKIMLFDEPTSALDPEMIKEVLDTIRNLAEDGMTMLVVSHEMGFARQVADRIVFMDDGQIVEVNEPEAFFNNPQHERTKLFLSQILP, encoded by the coding sequence ATGGAGGCGGGCGCACATCACGTCGCGGTGGAGATGGCTGCCGTCAACAAGTGGTTCGGCACGTTTCATGTGCTGCGCGACATCAACCTTACCGTGAAGCGCGGCGAGCGCATCGTGATTTGCGGTCCGTCCGGCTCCGGCAAATCCACATTGATCCGCTGCATCAACCGCCTCGAGGAGCATCAGCAGGGACGCATCGTGGTCGACGGGATCGAGTTGACATCTGATCTCCGCAGCATCGACGCGGTGCGCGCCGATGTCGGCATGGTGTTCCAGCAGTTCAACCTGTTCCCCCATCTTACGGTGCTGGAGAACTGCACGCTGGCGCAAATCTGGGTGCGCCGCCGCCCGAAAGCCGAGGCGGAGGAAATCGCGCTGCAATTCCTGAAGCGCGTGCGCATTCCGGAACAGGCGAACAAATATCCGGCGCAGCTATCGGGCGGTCAGCAGCAGCGCGTCGCAATTGCCCGCGCGCTCTGCATGAACCCGAAGATCATGCTGTTCGACGAACCGACTTCGGCGCTTGACCCGGAGATGATCAAGGAAGTGCTCGATACCATCCGCAATCTCGCCGAGGACGGCATGACCATGCTGGTCGTCTCGCATGAAATGGGATTCGCACGGCAGGTCGCCGACCGTATCGTATTCATGGACGACGGGCAGATCGTGGAAGTGAACGAGCCGGAAGCGTTCTTCAACAATCCGCAGCATGAGCGGACGAAGCTGTTTCTCTCGCAGATCTTGCCTTGA
- a CDS encoding amino acid ABC transporter permease has product MSGYVRTQTAAPLPPPQGSTTQQWVAGHLFGNIFNAALTILAAAAFAYILFLLSRFLVFNAVWSGTDRDACKDVLNGACWPYVQAKFGQFIYGFYPHAERWRPNLVFVVGALLLAPLLVPSAPWKRLNALLFFGVYPLLGFILLTGGNIDLQRFLLGRFVALPELPAAFGLRANFWLDYAISSALLTATIALVARILGTPFSFSFKVLPLCFLVLALLLAPLDADFGLRWVDTREWGGLLVTLVVAVTGIVAALPIGVLLALGRRSEMFLVRWLSIIFIEFWRGVPLITVLFFATYMLPLFLPGGASIERLVRALIGVALFSGAYMAEVVRGGLQAVAREQYEGAAALGFGYWKTMSLVVLPQALTHVIPGIVNNFIGLFKDTTLVQIVAILDLLGQIRASFADPNWASPTTLYTGFAFAGIIYFVFCFGMSRYSQFLERRAGSSVLRREAELR; this is encoded by the coding sequence ATGAGCGGATATGTGCGCACGCAAACGGCTGCGCCGCTGCCTCCGCCACAAGGTAGTACGACGCAGCAATGGGTTGCGGGACATCTGTTCGGCAATATCTTCAACGCCGCGCTGACAATTCTCGCGGCCGCGGCTTTTGCGTACATTCTGTTTCTGCTGTCGCGTTTTCTGGTTTTCAACGCGGTCTGGAGCGGCACGGACCGCGACGCTTGCAAGGACGTGCTGAACGGCGCGTGCTGGCCCTATGTGCAGGCCAAGTTCGGACAGTTCATCTACGGATTTTATCCGCACGCGGAGCGGTGGCGTCCGAACCTCGTATTCGTCGTTGGTGCGCTGTTGCTCGCGCCCTTGCTCGTTCCCTCCGCGCCGTGGAAACGGCTGAATGCGCTTTTGTTCTTCGGTGTCTACCCGTTGCTGGGCTTCATCCTGCTGACTGGTGGCAATATCGACTTGCAGCGCTTTCTCCTGGGGCGCTTCGTTGCATTGCCGGAGCTGCCGGCGGCGTTCGGCCTTCGCGCGAACTTCTGGCTTGATTATGCGATTTCCTCCGCGCTGCTGACGGCCACGATTGCGCTGGTCGCACGCATACTCGGCACGCCGTTTTCGTTTTCCTTCAAGGTGCTGCCGCTTTGTTTTCTTGTGCTGGCGTTACTGCTCGCGCCGCTGGATGCTGATTTCGGGTTGCGTTGGGTGGATACGCGTGAGTGGGGCGGCCTTCTCGTCACGCTGGTAGTTGCCGTCACGGGCATTGTTGCCGCGCTACCCATAGGTGTCCTGCTCGCGCTTGGTCGCCGCTCGGAAATGTTTCTGGTGCGCTGGCTCAGCATCATCTTCATCGAATTCTGGCGCGGCGTGCCGCTGATTACCGTGCTGTTCTTCGCGACCTACATGCTGCCGTTGTTTCTGCCGGGCGGGGCGTCCATCGAACGGCTGGTGCGCGCGTTGATCGGCGTCGCGCTGTTCTCCGGCGCGTATATGGCGGAAGTCGTGCGCGGCGGATTGCAGGCGGTCGCGCGCGAACAATACGAGGGCGCTGCTGCGCTCGGTTTCGGATACTGGAAGACGATGAGCCTTGTCGTGCTGCCGCAGGCGCTGACGCATGTCATCCCCGGAATCGTCAACAACTTCATCGGCCTGTTCAAGGATACGACGCTCGTGCAGATCGTGGCGATCCTCGATCTGCTCGGACAAATCCGCGCTTCGTTCGCGGACCCCAACTGGGCGTCGCCGACTACACTTTATACCGGCTTTGCTTTCGCCGGGATCATCTACTTCGTATTCTGCTTCGGCATGTCGCGCTATTCGCAATTTCTGGAGCGGCGCGCTGGCAGCAGCGTGTTGCGCAGGGAGGCGGAGTTGCGATGA
- a CDS encoding HpcH/HpaI aldolase/citrate lyase family protein yields the protein MEMPRNNFKHAIKAGKLQIGLWSSLCSNIVSEVIADSGFDWILLDTEHAPNELPNVVSQLQSVMRGTATPIVRPAWNDTVLLKRYLDAGAPAVLLPFVQNAEEAKAAVAATRYPPRGIRGITTSGRASRFGRVKDYLKNADSEICVLVQAETKEALGNLEAIAAVDGVDGIFIGPADLSASFGHIGNPQHPEVQQAIQDTAVRLKKAGKPAGILTSNEDEARRYIEWGYTFVAVGSDLGILTRGADTLAAKFKK from the coding sequence ATGGAAATGCCGCGTAACAACTTCAAGCACGCCATCAAGGCCGGTAAATTGCAAATTGGCCTCTGGAGCAGCCTGTGCAGCAACATCGTGTCCGAGGTCATCGCCGACAGCGGCTTCGACTGGATCCTGCTCGATACCGAGCATGCGCCGAATGAATTGCCGAACGTCGTTTCGCAGCTGCAATCGGTGATGCGCGGAACTGCCACGCCGATCGTGCGCCCGGCATGGAACGATACGGTGCTGCTCAAGCGCTATCTCGATGCGGGCGCTCCCGCGGTGCTGCTGCCCTTCGTGCAGAATGCGGAAGAAGCGAAAGCGGCGGTGGCCGCCACGCGCTATCCGCCACGCGGCATTCGCGGCATCACCACCAGCGGCCGCGCCAGCCGCTTCGGCCGCGTGAAGGATTATCTGAAGAACGCCGACAGCGAGATTTGCGTGCTAGTGCAGGCGGAAACGAAAGAGGCGCTCGGCAATCTCGAAGCCATCGCTGCGGTGGATGGCGTGGATGGAATCTTCATCGGCCCCGCCGATCTCTCCGCATCCTTCGGTCACATCGGCAATCCGCAACACCCGGAAGTGCAGCAGGCAATTCAGGATACCGCTGTGCGGTTGAAGAAGGCCGGCAAGCCGGCGGGTATTCTAACCTCGAACGAGGATGAAGCGCGCCGTTACATCGAATGGGGGTACACCTTCGTTGCGGTCGGCTCGGACCTCGGTATTCTCACGCGCGGCGCCGACACGCTGGCGGCGAAGTTCAAAAAATAA
- a CDS encoding amino acid ABC transporter substrate-binding protein, whose amino-acid sequence MKRFGVAGSVLLATLMAATAAGAGTLDDVKARGVLHCGVSGGLIGFSQPDDKGNWLGLDVDFCRALAAAIFDDPSKVKFLPLTAKDRFTALQSGEVDLLSRNTTWTSSRDTQLGFNFAGVIYYDAQAFMVRKSAKISSALELSNTTVCTQTGTTNQLNMADYFRSNNMKYEGVVFNTADEVIKAYESGRCDVFTTDLSQVYAERLKLSKPDDHVILPELISKEPLGPVVRHGDDQWFDVVKWTLFALINAEEYDISQKNLDQRLKSDRPDVKRILGVEGNYGQQLGLTNDWVARIVKHVGNYGEIFDRNVGANSRLKIERGLNNLYTKGGIQYAPPIR is encoded by the coding sequence ATGAAGCGTTTTGGCGTTGCCGGTTCGGTATTGCTCGCAACCCTCATGGCTGCAACCGCGGCGGGAGCGGGAACGCTGGACGATGTGAAAGCGCGCGGCGTGCTTCATTGCGGCGTCAGCGGCGGCCTGATCGGATTCTCGCAGCCGGACGACAAGGGCAACTGGCTTGGCCTCGACGTGGATTTCTGCCGCGCGCTCGCGGCCGCGATCTTCGACGATCCGTCCAAGGTGAAATTCCTTCCGCTTACCGCGAAAGACCGCTTTACCGCATTGCAGTCGGGCGAAGTCGATCTGCTGTCGCGCAACACCACTTGGACCAGCTCGCGCGATACGCAACTCGGCTTCAACTTCGCGGGCGTTATTTATTACGACGCGCAGGCCTTTATGGTGCGCAAATCCGCAAAGATTTCTTCTGCATTGGAATTGTCGAACACCACGGTCTGCACGCAGACCGGCACCACCAACCAGCTCAACATGGCCGACTACTTCCGCTCCAACAACATGAAGTACGAAGGGGTGGTGTTCAACACCGCCGACGAAGTGATCAAGGCATACGAGAGCGGCCGCTGCGACGTGTTCACCACCGATCTCTCGCAGGTCTATGCCGAACGTCTCAAGCTCTCGAAACCCGACGACCATGTCATCCTGCCGGAACTGATTTCGAAGGAGCCGCTCGGCCCGGTCGTGCGCCACGGCGACGACCAGTGGTTCGATGTCGTGAAGTGGACGCTGTTCGCGCTCATCAATGCCGAGGAGTACGATATCAGCCAGAAGAATCTCGATCAGCGCCTGAAGTCGGATCGCCCGGACGTGAAACGCATCCTCGGCGTCGAAGGCAACTACGGCCAGCAACTCGGCCTGACCAATGATTGGGTCGCGCGCATCGTGAAGCACGTCGGCAACTACGGCGAAATCTTTGATCGCAATGTCGGCGCCAACTCTCGCCTCAAGATCGAGCGCGGCCTGAACAACCTCTATACCAAGGGCGGGATCCAGTACGCGCCGCCGATCCGCTAG
- a CDS encoding SDR family oxidoreductase encodes MGAQGRLQGKRAIVTGAGSGIGRAAAQIFAAEGASVLAVDKTKDAVEETAALASKAGGKVIALAADAGDEAEVKKYVDLAVGEFGGVDVMFANAGISGGLVPLHEQTVDMWKEILRVNLIGPFLAVRTVMPLMVKQGSGSIICTASVAALRANAGGHPYSASKAGVISLVQTTASTLSGSGVRINAICPGLIETGMTKPIFDYAKQRGTTGKLGQINPMQRHGLPEEIAKAALFLASDDASYVNGQAIPVDGGLSSTHPFVGKLRV; translated from the coding sequence ATGGGCGCGCAGGGCAGGCTGCAAGGCAAACGTGCGATCGTGACCGGCGCAGGCAGCGGCATTGGCCGCGCCGCTGCGCAGATTTTTGCTGCCGAAGGTGCAAGCGTACTCGCGGTGGACAAGACCAAAGACGCCGTCGAGGAAACCGCCGCGCTCGCAAGCAAGGCGGGAGGAAAAGTGATTGCGCTTGCCGCCGACGCAGGCGACGAAGCGGAAGTTAAGAAATACGTAGATCTCGCCGTCGGCGAGTTCGGCGGAGTCGATGTGATGTTCGCGAATGCGGGTATCAGCGGCGGGCTGGTGCCGTTGCACGAACAGACCGTCGACATGTGGAAGGAAATTCTCCGCGTGAACCTGATCGGTCCTTTCCTTGCGGTACGGACCGTAATGCCGCTGATGGTGAAGCAGGGCAGCGGCTCGATCATCTGCACGGCATCGGTTGCGGCGCTGCGGGCGAATGCAGGCGGCCATCCTTATTCGGCGAGCAAGGCGGGTGTGATCAGTCTGGTGCAGACCACCGCGAGCACGTTGAGCGGCAGCGGTGTCCGCATCAATGCGATTTGCCCCGGCCTGATCGAAACCGGCATGACCAAGCCGATCTTCGATTACGCAAAGCAGCGCGGCACCACCGGCAAGCTCGGCCAGATCAATCCGATGCAGCGTCACGGCCTGCCGGAAGAAATCGCGAAGGCGGCGTTGTTCCTCGCCAGCGACGACGCTTCGTATGTAAACGGGCAGGCAATCCCGGTGGATGGCGGGCTTTCCAGCACGCATCCTTTCGTGGGCAAGCTGCGCGTGTAA
- a CDS encoding ABC transporter permease subunit (The N-terminal region of this protein, as described by TIGR01726, is a three transmembrane segment that identifies a subfamily of ABC transporter permease subunits, which specificities that include histidine, arginine, glutamine, glutamate, L-cystine (sic), the opines (in Agrobacterium) octopine and nopaline, etc.), which translates to MLSHPRIRSALIQILLLAVLAVTAWYIYQTTRANIIQQRIATGFDFFWVEAGFSINQALIPYSEASNYFRAFLVGLLNTLLVSALGLVFATAVGFAVGIGRLSSNWVIARVCGTYVEVVRNLPLLFQIVFWYLVMIAVLPAPRESVSVFGEAFINRRGFFFPKPIFSEGAGTFLLAVLAALFVAWVAGYFARRRRVATGRSATVWPLQMLALIGIPLAAWLALGMTVSVEHPVLKGMNFTGGLQLIPEFVALLFALSTYTAAFIAEIVRAGILAVRRGQSEAALALGLSRRQSLRLVVVPQALRVIVPPLTSQYLNLIKNSSLAVAIGYPDLVSVFAGTTLTNRGQAIEIIAITMLVYLAISLIVSFAMNLYNRRIALTGQGARA; encoded by the coding sequence ATGCTCTCCCATCCGCGCATCCGCTCTGCGCTGATCCAGATACTTCTGCTCGCGGTTCTCGCCGTCACGGCGTGGTACATCTACCAGACCACGCGGGCGAACATCATACAGCAGCGTATCGCGACCGGTTTCGATTTCTTCTGGGTCGAGGCGGGGTTCTCGATAAACCAGGCGCTGATCCCGTATTCGGAAGCAAGCAATTACTTCCGCGCGTTTCTGGTCGGGCTGCTGAACACGCTGCTCGTTTCGGCGTTAGGTCTGGTGTTCGCGACAGCCGTCGGTTTCGCGGTCGGCATCGGGCGGCTGTCTTCCAACTGGGTCATTGCACGAGTTTGCGGCACCTATGTCGAAGTGGTGCGCAATCTGCCGCTGCTGTTCCAGATCGTGTTCTGGTATCTCGTAATGATCGCGGTGCTGCCAGCGCCTCGCGAGAGCGTAAGCGTATTCGGGGAAGCGTTCATCAACCGGCGTGGCTTCTTCTTCCCGAAGCCGATTTTCTCCGAGGGTGCCGGCACCTTTTTGCTGGCCGTTCTTGCGGCGTTGTTTGTCGCATGGGTGGCTGGATATTTCGCACGCAGGCGGCGCGTTGCGACGGGAAGAAGTGCAACGGTCTGGCCGTTGCAGATGCTTGCCCTTATCGGCATCCCGCTGGCCGCATGGCTCGCGCTCGGCATGACAGTGAGCGTCGAACATCCCGTGTTGAAGGGCATGAACTTCACCGGCGGCCTGCAACTCATCCCGGAGTTCGTCGCGCTGTTGTTCGCGCTTTCGACCTACACCGCCGCGTTTATCGCGGAGATCGTGCGCGCGGGGATTCTTGCGGTAAGGCGCGGGCAGAGCGAAGCGGCCTTGGCGCTCGGTCTTTCGCGCAGGCAGTCGCTGCGGCTGGTCGTGGTGCCGCAGGCGCTGCGCGTGATCGTGCCGCCGCTGACCAGCCAGTATCTGAATCTCATCAAGAACTCTTCGCTCGCAGTCGCCATCGGCTATCCCGATCTGGTGAGCGTGTTCGCGGGCACGACGCTGACCAATCGTGGGCAGGCCATTGAGATCATCGCGATCACCATGCTGGTCTATCTCGCGATCTCGCTGATCGTGTCGTTTGCGATGAACCTCTATAACCGCCGCATTGCGCTGACCGGACAGGGAGCGCGCGCATGA
- the glpK gene encoding glycerol kinase GlpK — MKNYLLAIDQGTTSSRAILFRQDMTVAAIGQQEFAQHFPASGWVEHEPEDLLRSTFAVCREALTKAGVKAGEVAAIGITNQRETTLVWDRTTGRAIHRAIVWQDRRTADICERLKKEGHEAAVTAKTGLLLDPYFSGTKLAWILDHVPGARSRAERGELAFGTVDCFLLWHLTGGAVHATDATNASRTLLFDIHRGDWDDGLLELFGIPRAVLPEVRDSSGDFGSTTASLFDGSIAVRGIAGDQQAATVGQACFNPGMMKATYGTGCFALLNTGTTPVASKNRLLTTIAYQLNGKRTYALEGSIFIAGAAVQWLRDGLGVVKHASETGPLAEEADPQQDVYLVPAFVGLGAPHWNSEVRGALFGLTRNTGPKELARAALESVCYQTADLLEAMQADWPQAKNAATVLRVDGGMVASDWTMQRLADLLAAPVDRPAILETTAMGAAYLAGLAAGLLPQPEQFGDSWRLERRFTPRMDAVTRERKFAGWKKSVRSLLG; from the coding sequence GTGAAGAATTATCTGCTTGCCATCGATCAGGGCACCACTTCTTCCCGTGCGATTCTGTTCAGGCAGGACATGACCGTTGCCGCAATAGGGCAGCAGGAATTCGCGCAGCATTTCCCCGCATCCGGCTGGGTGGAGCATGAGCCGGAAGACCTGTTGCGCTCGACCTTCGCGGTTTGCCGCGAGGCGCTGACGAAAGCGGGCGTGAAAGCGGGCGAGGTCGCAGCCATCGGCATCACCAACCAGCGCGAAACCACGCTGGTCTGGGACCGCACCACCGGCCGCGCAATCCATCGCGCCATCGTCTGGCAGGACCGCCGCACTGCGGACATCTGCGAGCGGCTGAAAAAAGAGGGGCATGAGGCGGCGGTAACGGCAAAAACCGGCCTGCTGCTCGATCCGTATTTTTCGGGGACCAAGCTCGCCTGGATTCTCGACCACGTTCCCGGCGCACGTTCCCGTGCCGAGCGCGGCGAACTGGCGTTCGGAACCGTCGATTGTTTTCTCCTGTGGCATCTCACCGGCGGCGCGGTGCACGCAACCGATGCAACCAATGCGTCGCGGACGTTGCTGTTCGACATTCATCGCGGCGATTGGGACGATGGCCTGCTCGAACTGTTCGGCATCCCGCGCGCGGTGCTGCCGGAAGTGCGCGACTCCTCCGGCGACTTTGGCTCCACGACGGCTTCGCTGTTCGATGGTTCGATCGCGGTGCGCGGCATTGCTGGCGACCAGCAGGCCGCGACGGTCGGGCAGGCGTGTTTCAATCCCGGCATGATGAAGGCGACCTACGGCACCGGCTGCTTCGCGTTGCTGAACACGGGCACGACGCCGGTCGCCTCAAAAAATCGCTTGCTCACCACCATCGCATATCAGTTGAACGGAAAGCGCACCTACGCGCTCGAAGGCTCGATCTTCATTGCCGGCGCGGCGGTGCAATGGTTGCGCGACGGGCTTGGCGTGGTGAAACACGCATCTGAAACCGGCCCGCTCGCGGAAGAGGCCGACCCGCAACAGGACGTCTATCTCGTTCCGGCTTTCGTGGGTCTCGGCGCACCGCACTGGAATTCGGAAGTACGTGGCGCGCTGTTCGGCCTTACACGCAATACCGGGCCGAAAGAGCTGGCGCGCGCTGCGCTGGAAAGTGTCTGCTACCAGACCGCCGACCTGCTCGAAGCCATGCAGGCCGACTGGCCGCAGGCAAAAAACGCGGCGACCGTGTTGCGCGTAGACGGCGGCATGGTCGCTTCCGACTGGACCATGCAGCGGCTCGCGGATTTGCTCGCGGCGCCGGTGGATCGTCCGGCAATCCTGGAAACGACGGCAATGGGTGCTGCGTACCTCGCGGGGCTTGCGGCAGGCTTGTTGCCGCAGCCGGAACAGTTCGGGGATTCATGGCGGCTGGAGCGGCGCTTCACGCCGCGCATGGACGCGGTTACACGCGAGCGAAAATTCGCGGGATGGAAAAAATCGGTGCGCAGCCTGTTGGGCTGA
- a CDS encoding MBL fold metallo-hydrolase produces MPGNPVVTGFFHEPTFSIVYLAEDPTTKRAAIIDPVLDYDEKAGRVSYESADALLVEIERRGLTVEWILDTHPHADHFSAAVYLKDKLGAPTAIGGRIVEVQKLWKKIYNLPDFPADGSQWDKLFAEGETFRVGSLDARVLLSPGHTLCSITYVIGDAAFVHDTLFQPDYGTARCDFPGGSAARLYDSIRQILALPDATRLFTGHDYMPDGREPRWESTVAEQKKSNKHVGGGRSKEDYVRLREARDKTLPLPKLILHALQVNIRGGRLPPPESDGRSYLKIPIGAL; encoded by the coding sequence ATGCCCGGCAACCCCGTCGTCACTGGATTCTTTCACGAGCCGACCTTCTCCATCGTTTATCTGGCCGAAGATCCAACGACAAAGCGTGCCGCCATCATTGACCCAGTGCTCGACTACGACGAGAAAGCGGGACGCGTTTCGTACGAGAGCGCCGATGCGCTTCTCGTCGAAATTGAAAGACGCGGTCTGACGGTCGAATGGATTCTCGACACGCATCCGCATGCGGACCATTTTTCGGCGGCCGTATACCTGAAAGACAAACTCGGTGCGCCGACCGCCATCGGCGGGCGCATCGTCGAGGTGCAGAAACTCTGGAAGAAAATCTACAACCTTCCCGATTTTCCCGCTGACGGTTCGCAATGGGACAAGCTGTTCGCCGAAGGTGAAACTTTCAGGGTTGGTTCGCTCGATGCGCGCGTGTTGCTCTCACCCGGCCACACGCTTTGTTCGATCACCTATGTGATCGGCGACGCGGCCTTCGTCCACGACACGCTGTTCCAGCCCGACTACGGCACTGCGCGCTGCGATTTTCCCGGCGGCAGCGCAGCGCGGCTCTACGATTCAATCCGGCAAATCCTCGCGCTGCCCGATGCCACGCGCCTGTTCACTGGCCACGATTACATGCCGGATGGCCGCGAACCGCGATGGGAGTCGACGGTCGCGGAGCAGAAGAAATCCAACAAGCATGTCGGCGGCGGGCGCTCGAAGGAAGATTACGTCAGGCTGCGCGAAGCGCGCGACAAGACGCTGCCGCTTCCGAAACTGATCCTGCACGCGCTACAGGTGAACATTCGCGGCGGCCGGCTGCCGCCGCCGGAAAGCGACGGGCGCTCCTACCTCAAAATCCCGATCGGCGCGCTGTAA
- the metC gene encoding cystathionine beta-lyase, whose product MSKQSRRGGFKPATSLVLAGRSPFEYDGFVNTPLFRGSTVLYETYDDLIAHRGRYTYGRRGTPTTDALASSLKELEGGEGVVLTPSGLSAISTALLSVTNAGDHVLITDSAYNPTRVFSDKVLSRYGVEVTYYDPMIGGDITSLFKPNTRAVFLEAPGSQSFEMQDVPAIVAACKTRGLVTLIDNTWATQLYFRPHAFGVDISIQAGTKYLGGHSDINLGTISANKDYFRKVLDTHGNLGINPGPEDVYLALRGMRTMAVRLERHMQSGLKVARWLQSRPEVLRVLHPALESDPGHAIWKRDFTGACGLFSFILKPQPKEKLAAFFDELSLFGMGYSWGGFESLIIPFDCAAYRTATKWNPGGHGVRIHIGLEDTDDLITDLEAGLAKLA is encoded by the coding sequence ATGAGCAAGCAATCCCGCCGCGGCGGCTTCAAGCCGGCGACTTCTCTCGTGCTCGCAGGCCGCTCGCCCTTCGAGTATGACGGCTTCGTCAACACGCCGCTATTCCGTGGTTCTACGGTCCTCTACGAAACCTACGACGACCTGATCGCACATCGGGGACGCTACACTTACGGTCGCCGCGGTACGCCCACCACCGATGCGCTGGCGAGTTCGCTCAAGGAACTCGAAGGCGGCGAAGGCGTGGTACTGACGCCTTCCGGACTCTCCGCCATCAGCACCGCGCTCCTGTCCGTGACCAATGCAGGCGATCATGTGCTGATCACCGACAGCGCCTATAACCCGACGCGCGTTTTCAGCGACAAGGTGCTGTCACGCTACGGCGTCGAGGTGACCTATTACGACCCGATGATCGGTGGCGATATAACTTCATTGTTCAAGCCGAATACGCGCGCAGTGTTTCTCGAAGCGCCCGGCTCGCAGAGCTTCGAGATGCAGGATGTTCCCGCCATTGTCGCGGCCTGCAAGACGCGCGGCCTTGTCACGCTGATCGACAATACATGGGCGACGCAGCTTTATTTCCGACCGCATGCTTTCGGCGTCGATATTTCGATTCAAGCAGGCACCAAATATCTCGGCGGCCACTCCGACATCAATCTCGGCACGATCTCCGCGAATAAGGATTATTTCCGGAAGGTGCTCGATACGCACGGCAATCTCGGCATCAACCCCGGACCGGAAGACGTATATCTCGCATTGCGCGGCATGCGCACGATGGCGGTGCGGCTGGAACGTCATATGCAGTCCGGGCTGAAGGTCGCGCGCTGGCTACAATCGCGGCCGGAAGTGCTGCGCGTATTGCACCCCGCGCTCGAAAGCGACCCCGGTCACGCGATCTGGAAGCGCGACTTCACCGGCGCATGCGGATTGTTTTCGTTCATCCTGAAACCGCAGCCAAAAGAAAAGCTCGCCGCCTTCTTCGACGAATTGAGTCTGTTCGGCATGGGCTATAGCTGGGGCGGGTTCGAGAGCCTCATCATCCCGTTCGACTGCGCGGCATACCGCACGGCGACGAAATGGAATCCGGGCGGACACGGCGTGCGCATTCACATCGGCCTCGAAGATACGGACGACCTGATCACCGATCTGGAAGCAGGACTGGCAAAGCTCGCCTGA